The Herpetosiphonaceae bacterium genomic sequence GGTCCAGGTTCAGCAGGAGCGCGATACAGATCGACGCGATGACGACCACCGGGATTTTGACGGCAACCAGCCAGAACGTATTGCGCAGGCTAATGTAGAAGCGCGGATCGTCGAACAGCGCCTGGTAGTTTTCCATGCCTATCCAGACCGGAGCCGTCGTGATATTGTAGCGGGTAAAACTGGTATAGAGCGAGAAGATCATCGGCCCCAGCGTAAACACAATAAATCCGATGATCCAGGGCATCGCAAAGAGCCAGCCGGTGATCGCCTCGCGGGTCGCCGGGCGCAAGATCCACTTGCGGCGCGCTACATCCTGTTGCTGGATTGCCTGAGCCATCGAAGCCTCCTTTCGGATCTTGGGGTCGGGTGAGACGCGACCGCCTCGCGACCGTCGGCCTCACCCTAGACGGCCACGCCTACTTCTTCATCTGTGCTTCGACCGCCTGCTGAGCCTCGTCTAAGGCGGCCTTCGCCTCAAGCTCGCCCGTCCAGATCTTTTCGTAGCGCTGCTCAAGCTGCTCCTTCCAGTTGGGATATTGCGGCAGATAGTTGCCGCCTGAGGTATGATTCATCGCCTCGACAAAGAACTGCCAGCGCGGATCGGACAGCAAGACGGGGTCTTTGGCGGCGGCTTGATTCGCGGGCATCGCGTACGTATCGCGTGCCCAGGACGCCTGCGCCTCAGGGCTGGTTGCGCACTTGATGAACTCCCAGGCCGCGTCTTTGTTCGGAGCGCCGCGCGGGATCGACAGCGCAAAACCGCCGCTGGTCGAGCTGCGCTCTTTGCTGTAGGGCAGGAACGAGACGCCCCAGCTCAGCTCTTCTTGCTTGCCCTCGGCATTGGTTAGACGAGGGCGATAGAAGTCGAGCTGCGAGGTGTAGCCGTTGATATCCGTGACCATCGCCACGCGGCCAGACATGAACTCGTCCTGCGGCGGAGCCGCGAAGCTGCCTCGGAACTTCTGCAGCTCCGACCAGCCGCTGTAGCGGTCGACCCACTTCTTGACCCACTCGACGGTTTCGACGGCCTCCGGCGTGTTAAGCTGCGGCTTGCTGTCGTCGCTGATCCAGTTCACGCCGTTGGTGTAGCCGAAGGTATCGGTGCCCGCCTTGATTAGCGGGTGGAAGGCAATCCGCTCGTACGAGCCGTCTTCTTTCTTCTTGTCCAGCTTGTCGGCGTACTGCTCGACCTCTTCCCAGGTCGTCGGCGGCTTCTCAGGATCGAGGCCGGCCTCTTTGAAGGCGTTCTTGTTCCAGAAGAGCACGCGCACATCCGTCTCGTAGGGAATGCCGTAGGTATTGCCCTCGTAGAGCGTCTGCTTCCACGTGAAGGGCCAGAACGCGCTGCCGTCGATGCCGTCGCGCGCCGCCAACTCCTGCAAGTTCTCGTCGACCTGATCGCGGGCACGCTGCGGAAGCTGCGGACGATCCTCGACGATCACGTCGGGCATGCCTGAGCCTGCCGCAACCGCCGCGATATTAGCGGTCCAGATGTCGCCGAAGGGCTTGAAGGTTTCGCTGACTTTGATGTTCGGAAGCTGCTGATTGCAGATCGCGATTACCCGCCGGATTGCGTTCCGGCGCACCGGAGAGCCCCAGAAGTGCCAGAAGGTGATTTCGCCGGAGACATCTTTGTTGAGCTTCGGGCCGTTGCCTGCCGCGCCCTGTTCGCCGCCTGCGGGTGTCGTCGCCGCGCCCGACGCCGCCGGGCTTCCTTCGCCGCCTGCGGGTGTCGTCGCCGCGCCCGACGCCGCCGGGCTTCCGCCGGGCTGTCCCGTATCCGCGCCGCAGGCGGCCAGCACCAGGCTCAGCAGCGTCAACAGCGCCACAAACTGCCACCAGCGACCATAGGTAGACGCCTTCATCGTCGCATCCTTTCGTAGCTCATCCTACAGGTTTGTTAACAGCGTCGATCAGCGCCTCGCCAGGACTACGTCTGGGTGAGCGCTGCGGTAAAATGGCGGTATGGATCATGCGTCTGTCGGGCGATCCCTCCTCTCCGTACACGAACCACGTCCGAGCGTATCACAGCGATACGCGAGCCAGACAGCCTGCCGCCCGAATGCACCGGCGACGACGCTATGATCTCGCAAACAAGAGGACTTGCGTCGATACATAGTGCGCGGAATAGTTGGCAGATACGAGGTTGACGCCTCGCTACATCGGGGCGAGACGGCAGCCCAAACGTATGTGCTTCTGCCGATACCGCAAACGGCGTGCCAGCGAACATCTGGCATCAGGGGAGTAGTGTTGTCGGCGATCTGCAACATCGTGGGGGGGAACGGTGCAGATGTCGATGTGTCGCCGCAAGGTCCGCTGCTACCAGATTGTTAGCGTGCAACTACGGACAAGCGCTACGGTGATTAAGTGGTACTGAGGCTATCACAAAACCTGTTTAGCCGCAAGCGCACGATGTTGCCAAGAACAAGCGCCGGGCATGGAGCGTAGAAGATCACACACGGATCGATTCAGGAGCGGTACACAGCGCTGTGCTGCTCTGCATGAGGTGGATGATGGGCGTGGAAATTGGGCGCTGGATGATTGCAGCGGGGATCGTGCTGGTGGTGGCAGGGCTGATCGTCGTGGCGGTCGGGCGGCTGCCGGGCGATCTCGTCTATCGGCGCGGTGGCGTCACCGTCTTTATCCCGATCGGCACGATGATCCTGATCAGCCTGGTGCTGACGATCGTCGCGAATGTGATCGTCCGCTTCTGGCGACGGTGAGCCGCATCGGGCCGTACCCAGTCGACGCGCAGCCGCCGACATGGCATCGGCGGCTGCGACGTTCGAGCCGCTCAGGAGGCGACATCGCTCTTCGGCGCTTCGCGTAGCGGGCGGCGTTCGGTCAGATCGAAGTGATCGCCGTTGCTCAAGACATGCAGCCTCACATTGTCGATGCTGATCACGCTGTCGCGATTCTCTTCCGACAGGCTCGAATAGCTCACGTCCATCCCGTCGAGCACATAGATCGCGCCGGAGCCGATCACGCGGAAGCAATCGTTGCTCTCGACGATGATCGCGGTGTCCTCGTCGATGCCGATGCCAAGATTACGCGGATTCTGCGCGACCACGCCCAGCAAGCGACCGATGCGCCCGCGCTCGGCAAAGTGCGAGTCGATCACCACGCCGCTGATAAACGCGAGGCCGGGAGCCATCACCAGCGACGAGAGCCGAGGCGACTCGTCGCTCGGCCCGCCGTTGAGCATCGTCTCTGGCATCGCGGCTGCTCCCGCCGAGGTGCCGACGATCGTGCTGCCCTTGAGATAGATCTCGCGCATGCACCGAAATACCTTCGAGTCGCCGATCTGGCTGGTGATGCGCAGTTGATCGCCGCCGGTAAAGAAGACCACCGGAGCGCCCGCCAGCTTCTCGATGTTGCGCTCGTCGCAGGCGTCGTCGCGGGTGCGAATATCCAGCACATCGACGCGCTTAACGCCCAGCTCCGAGAAGACCGCGCGATACTCATCCGCCAGCTCCTGCGGCTCCTGCGAGGCGACCGTCACCACCACGATGCGGCCCGAAGCACGCCGCGCCCGCCGCGCGACTTCCTTCAATATCTCCTGATCGCCTTCTTTATCCTCATGCCCGCCGATGATGATCAGCGCGCCCTTGGGTTTATTGTGCATCGGTATGCTCCTTGCTTGAAACGTGCTACTCCGTCGCCGGATCATCGGTCTGGCTCGGCGCGGCGGGCTGCCCATCCCGCACCATCTGGCGTCCGAGCGCGAACAGGTGAACCACCTCCAGCGTTTTCCGCCGCATGACCAGCACATCCGCGTCCAGGCCCACGTCCAGGCAGCCCTTGCGCTTGAGGTGCAGCGCGCGGGCGGGGTTGCGTGTCAGCAGCGGCAAGATCTCGCCCAGCGACCAGCCGTGCTCGCGCACTGCGGCCACCACATTGCGATAGAGCTTCTGCGGGCTGCCCTTAGCCGTATGCGCGTCGGAGGAGAGCGTAAGCTGGCTCAGCGGGCCGTCGTGGTCGCGGTAGTAGCCCAGCCACGTGCCGAGGTCGTCATCAACCGTATCCAGATCGACGAACGCGCCGCGCCGCGCCAGGGCAATCGCCTCGTCCATCAGCGCCTCACTGCGGTTGATATGCGTCGGATAAAGGTACTGCGGCGGCGTCTCATGCTGATCGAGCAGCTCCGTCAGCAGCGACAGGCGCTTCTTGCCCGGCCCGATGTGGAAGTGCGTCACGCCCGCCTTACCGCCGATCATCCCGCCCGTAATGCCCTGCGACACCAGCCGCGCCAGCTCAGGCAGCGTCGGCTCCGAGCAGCGCGGATCGGAGATTGCCAGCTCGCCGATGCCCACCACATTCGCGATCATGATGATGTCGTTGGTCACGGTGCCGGTAAGCGTTACGGGCGGCACGGCATAGCCGCCGGTGTACATATAGGCGCTGATGCCCTCGACCGCTAGCTGGTGCGTCTTCGCCAGCAGCGAGCTAAGATGCCGCGTGGTCATGTCGGTGCCCAGGCAGCCGACGACTGTGGTGATGCCGGAGCAGACGATCTCATGCAGCGAGACTTCCGGCATGCGGCTGCCGAAGCCTTCCTCGCCGCCAGCGCCGAGCAGGTGCTCGTGCGGATCGATCAGGCCGGGCGTTACGGCACAGCCGGCGGCGTCGATCACCGTGATCGGCACGTCCAGCGCGCACAGCGCCGCTCGGTCGACCTCGCCGATCTTAAGGATCGTGTCGCCCGCCAGCAGGATCGACTGGACGCCGATCGGCTCAGGCGTATAAACTTCGCCGCCTTGGATCAGGGTCAGCATGAAACAGCCTTTCTTGTGTGTCGCGCTACGCCCCGACTTCCGCACTGATCGGCGCGGAGCAGGCCGCATCCGCCGCCACCGACTCGGCCAGCGATTGGATCAGCGGCAGCGCCGTCTCGACCTCGTCGATGATGAAGACCAGCCGATCGCCGGGCTGGAGCTGCTGCCACGCGACGAGCAGCGCCTCCTGCTGATCCGCCGCGATGGTACACACCGCGTCGGCGGGCAGATGGCTGTGCATCAGCTCAAGCACCTCGCGCTCGGCCCGCCCGCGCCGGTCGCGCAGCTCGTAGAGTACATAGTGATCGGTAAACGGCAGCGTCGCCTCGACCGATGCCAGAATGTCCTCGTCGCGCCGGTCGCCGGGCAGCGCCAGGGCAAGCACGGTTTTGCGCTGGCCCAGCGCTGTCACCGCCGCGCCCAGCGCGCGGATCGCCGCCGGATTATGGCCGTAGTCCATGATCACCTGCACGCCATGCACGTCGCTGATGTTGAAGCGCCCAGGCACCATGCCGCTATCGGTGGTGAAGGTCGAGAGCGCCCGCGCGATCAGCGCCGGATTAAGCCCCGCCGCCCAGGCCGCCGCCGTTGCCGCCAGCGCGTTTTGCACCTGGAAGCAGATCGCGCCGCCTGCCGTGAAGGCTACCCGCTCCAGCTCCATCAGCTCGATCCGCTCAGCGCCGGTCGCCAGCACGATCGTCTGCTGATCGACGAATACCGCGCGTCCGCCCTCGGCCAGATGCGCCGCGACCACATGCTGCTGCGGATTGGCGCTGAAGTAGATCACCTCGGCATCGGTCGCCGCCGCCATCTCGGCTACCAGCGGATCGTCGGCGTTGAGCACGGCAGCGCCATCGTTGCGCACCGCCTCGACCACCACCTGCTTGACTCGCGCAAGCTCTTCGATCGTGTTGATGCCGCCAAGGCCCAGGTGATCCGCGCTTACGTTGGTGACAACGCCTACGCTGCACGCATCGAAGGCCAGGCCCTCACGCAAAATGCCGCCGCGCGCCGTTTCGAGGACCGCAACCTCAACCCGTGGGTGGAGCAGCACGGCTCTGGCGCTCTTCGGCCCTGAGCAATCGCCCTGGATGATGCGCTCTTTGTCGATGAACGTACCCTCCGTGCAGGTCATGCCGACGATCCAGCGCGCCGTCTCGTACATGTGGCTGATCAGCCGCGTGACGGTGGTTTTGCCGTTGGTGCCCGTCACCGCGATGATCGGGATGCGCGACGGGGCGTTGTTGGGGTAGAGCATCTCGACGATCGGACGGCCTACGTCGCGGGGCTGTCCCTGCGCCGGGTGGAGGTGCATGCGCAGGCCGGGAGCGGCGTTGACCTCGACGATCGCACCGTCTTGCTCGGCCAGCGGACGGCCAATATCGCGGCACAGCGCGTCGATCCCGGCTACGTCCAGGCCCATGATCTGCGCGGCCAGCCGCGCCAGGCGCGCGTTGCTCGGATGCACCTCGTCGGTGACATCCGTGGCGGTGCCGCCGGTCGAGAGGTTGCAGTTGGTGCGCAGCTTGACGAGCTGCCCCGGCTCCGGCACCGACGCGCTGGTGAGGCCCTGCTGCGCCAGCACCAGATCGGTCGATGAGTCGAGCGTGATGCACGTGAGCGTGCTGCTATGGCCCGGACGGCGGCGCGGGTCCTGATTGACCTGCTCGACAAGCTGCGCGATCGTGTGGTGCCCATCGCCAACCACCTCGGCGGGATCGCGCCGCGCCGCCGCCACCAGCTCGCCGTTGACCACCAGCAGGCGGTAGTCGTCGCCGACGATCATGCGCTCGACCAGGACCTCGTGGCTATACCGGCGAGCAATCGCATAGGCCGCGCCAACCTCCGCTTCCGTCGTCAGGTGGACGCTCACGCCCTTGCCCTGGTTGCCGCCTGCGGGCTTGACCACCACCGGCAGCCCGATCTCGGCTGCGGCAGCCCAGGCGTCATCCGCCGACGTTACGATACGGCCCTCAGGCACGGGCACGCCCACCGCGCGCAACATCTGATTGGTCAGCGCCTTATCCTGGCACATATCCACGGCGATCGAGCTGGTAACGGATGTTTCCGAGGCTTGAATGCGCTTCTGATAGACGCCGTAGCCAAGCTGCACCAGGCTGCGGGTTGGCGTTACGCGCAGCACCGGAATATCACGCGCCTGCGCCGCCGCGACGATCGCGGCGGTGCTTGGGCCGTAACGATACACATCGGCCAGCGCCAGCAGGCTCTCCAGCTCGGATTCCACATCAAACGGCTCGTCGTGCATCGCGGCCAGCGTCAGGCGCAGCGCAGTTTCAAAGGCTGCGCGGGCGGGCGCTTCTTCCTTGTAGGCGATCACCACCGCGTACACGCCGCGCTCGCCCGTGCAGCGCGCGCGGCCAAACGCGACGTTAAAGCCCATCAGGTTTTGCAATTCCAGCGTGATATGCTCGCAGATATGCGCCAGGTACGTCCCACATCGCAGGCGCTCGACAAAGCCGCCTGGCCGACCCACGCTGCACTCGTGCTTGTGTAGTCCGGGTAGCCAATCGGTGAGGCGCTCGACAAACCCTGCAAACGATGTGCTCGGACGATCTTCATACGGCCCGATGTCTAAGGTGATCTGGAGGACCGGCATGTATGCGTGCAGGTTCGGCCCGCGCAGGGCACGAATGGATCGAATGATAATGCCGTGCGTTTCCATAATCGAAGCCTTTCATGGTCAGCAACGCTGCCGCCCAACTTGCCGTGGCTCATCGACGGCGGCTGTTTAAGCAAAACCTGGGCCAGCATTCGAACGGCATGGGGAGCGGGCTTGTGGCGACACGCATAGCAACCAAAGCGGTCGAGACGCGGAGCATCTCGACCGCTACGAGGAGGGGTAATTGTCCAACTATGCGTCAGGAACTCGGTCGTGTCGTCGAGCGCCCGGTTGATCATCGCACGCGCCGAGGATCTTCACGCGCTGCTGCTTACGGCGAAGCCGAGGGCGACGCGCCTGTATCACCGCCGGTCGTGCCGGTGCCGCCCGTGCCGGTTGTGTCGCCGCTATTCGTGTCGGTGCCGGTACCCGTGTC encodes the following:
- a CDS encoding ABC transporter substrate-binding protein, translated to MKASTYGRWWQFVALLTLLSLVLAACGADTGQPGGSPAASGAATTPAGGEGSPAASGAATTPAGGEQGAAGNGPKLNKDVSGEITFWHFWGSPVRRNAIRRVIAICNQQLPNIKVSETFKPFGDIWTANIAAVAAGSGMPDVIVEDRPQLPQRARDQVDENLQELAARDGIDGSAFWPFTWKQTLYEGNTYGIPYETDVRVLFWNKNAFKEAGLDPEKPPTTWEEVEQYADKLDKKKEDGSYERIAFHPLIKAGTDTFGYTNGVNWISDDSKPQLNTPEAVETVEWVKKWVDRYSGWSELQKFRGSFAAPPQDEFMSGRVAMVTDINGYTSQLDFYRPRLTNAEGKQEELSWGVSFLPYSKERSSTSGGFALSIPRGAPNKDAAWEFIKCATSPEAQASWARDTYAMPANQAAAKDPVLLSDPRWQFFVEAMNHTSGGNYLPQYPNWKEQLEQRYEKIWTGELEAKAALDEAQQAVEAQMKK
- a CDS encoding DUF2905 domain-containing protein, yielding MGVEIGRWMIAAGIVLVVAGLIVVAVGRLPGDLVYRRGGVTVFIPIGTMILISLVLTIVANVIVRFWRR
- a CDS encoding cyanophycinase — its product is MHNKPKGALIIIGGHEDKEGDQEILKEVARRARRASGRIVVVTVASQEPQELADEYRAVFSELGVKRVDVLDIRTRDDACDERNIEKLAGAPVVFFTGGDQLRITSQIGDSKVFRCMREIYLKGSTIVGTSAGAAAMPETMLNGGPSDESPRLSSLVMAPGLAFISGVVIDSHFAERGRIGRLLGVVAQNPRNLGIGIDEDTAIIVESNDCFRVIGSGAIYVLDGMDVSYSSLSEENRDSVISIDNVRLHVLSNGDHFDLTERRPLREAPKSDVAS
- the cphA gene encoding cyanophycin synthetase, with protein sequence METHGIIIRSIRALRGPNLHAYMPVLQITLDIGPYEDRPSTSFAGFVERLTDWLPGLHKHECSVGRPGGFVERLRCGTYLAHICEHITLELQNLMGFNVAFGRARCTGERGVYAVVIAYKEEAPARAAFETALRLTLAAMHDEPFDVESELESLLALADVYRYGPSTAAIVAAAQARDIPVLRVTPTRSLVQLGYGVYQKRIQASETSVTSSIAVDMCQDKALTNQMLRAVGVPVPEGRIVTSADDAWAAAAEIGLPVVVKPAGGNQGKGVSVHLTTEAEVGAAYAIARRYSHEVLVERMIVGDDYRLLVVNGELVAAARRDPAEVVGDGHHTIAQLVEQVNQDPRRRPGHSSTLTCITLDSSTDLVLAQQGLTSASVPEPGQLVKLRTNCNLSTGGTATDVTDEVHPSNARLARLAAQIMGLDVAGIDALCRDIGRPLAEQDGAIVEVNAAPGLRMHLHPAQGQPRDVGRPIVEMLYPNNAPSRIPIIAVTGTNGKTTVTRLISHMYETARWIVGMTCTEGTFIDKERIIQGDCSGPKSARAVLLHPRVEVAVLETARGGILREGLAFDACSVGVVTNVSADHLGLGGINTIEELARVKQVVVEAVRNDGAAVLNADDPLVAEMAAATDAEVIYFSANPQQHVVAAHLAEGGRAVFVDQQTIVLATGAERIELMELERVAFTAGGAICFQVQNALAATAAAWAAGLNPALIARALSTFTTDSGMVPGRFNISDVHGVQVIMDYGHNPAAIRALGAAVTALGQRKTVLALALPGDRRDEDILASVEATLPFTDHYVLYELRDRRGRAEREVLELMHSHLPADAVCTIAADQQEALLVAWQQLQPGDRLVFIIDEVETALPLIQSLAESVAADAACSAPISAEVGA